The nucleotide window GGGCCGACACGCCGCCCGCCTGGCCGCACTGGGCGCCGACGTCACCGGGGTGGATGCCTCCCCCACCCAGCACGAGCGCGCCGTCACCCGATACCCGACCGCTCCCGGGCTTCGCTTCGTGTGCGCCGACGCCGTCGACCACCTGCGGGACGCAACCCCGTACAACCTCATCTACTCCGTCAACGGGCTGCCGTTCCTGGACCCCAGCCGGCTCTTGCCCGTGCTGGGCAATGCCCTGAAGCCCGGTGGGCGCCTCCTGTTCTCCGCGCTGCACACCACCTCCGCCGGCGCCGGACCTTCCACGGCCGCCACCCCACGCCCGGAGCTCCTGCGACTGCCCGGCACCGACCAGACCCACCCCGTCCACATGTGGGTCCTGACCACCCAGCTGTGGGAGGACCTCCTGGTCGAGCACGGCCTGACCCTGGAGAAGGCCACGGCGATCGACGCGCCGCAGCCGGACAACCAGGCCTCCTACCGGCTCTACGAGGCCCGGCGTCCGCAAAGGGTGGCGAGCCGCCAGCGCACCAGTACTCCACCGCCTCCGAACGCGTTCGTGGGGGTCGGCGTGATCGTCCAGGGACCAGATGGTGTCCTGCTGGGCCAGCACCGTCGTGGAACTTTCGAGTTGCCCGGC belongs to Streptomyces sp. NBC_01244 and includes:
- a CDS encoding bifunctional class I SAM-dependent methyltransferase/NUDIX hydrolase, giving the protein MDIEKQTAKVWTTYGAHQLTVRPDLPEIERWDWGVADTGPGIESLGDVAGLRILDLGSGVGRHAARLAALGADVTGVDASPTQHERAVTRYPTAPGLRFVCADAVDHLRDATPYNLIYSVNGLPFLDPSRLLPVLGNALKPGGRLLFSALHTTSAGAGPSTAATPRPELLRLPGTDQTHPVHMWVLTTQLWEDLLVEHGLTLEKATAIDAPQPDNQASYRLYEARRPQRVASRQRTSTPPPPNAFVGVGVIVQGPDGVLLGQHRRGTFELPGASPLSGRLLSGSGRCCGASR